The Moraxella haemolytica genome window below encodes:
- the ccoO gene encoding cytochrome-c oxidase, cbb3-type subunit II, which produces MSNITHEIVEKNTGLLVVFIVIAISFATLVELIPLIYDTNAPNQGGVNKPLPNMRPWTALELEGRDVYIREGCHVCHTQMVRPLRAEVERYGPYSRAAESTWDHPFLWGSKRTGPDLARVGGRYSDQWHKDHLIDPRSVVPQSVMPSYPWLAKNEVDGVKVQQKMRIFKDRFGLPYTEEDIAAAPDQVQGATELDALVAYLQQLGIAMQGQR; this is translated from the coding sequence ATGTCAAATATTACTCATGAAATTGTTGAAAAAAACACAGGCTTACTGGTTGTCTTTATTGTCATTGCAATTAGTTTTGCAACCTTGGTTGAGCTAATCCCACTGATTTATGACACCAATGCACCCAATCAAGGTGGTGTAAACAAACCTTTGCCAAATATGCGTCCTTGGACAGCACTTGAGCTGGAGGGGAGAGATGTTTATATCCGTGAGGGTTGTCATGTTTGCCACACTCAAATGGTTCGTCCACTTCGTGCTGAAGTGGAACGCTATGGACCATATAGCCGTGCAGCAGAATCCACTTGGGATCATCCGTTCCTATGGGGTTCTAAGCGTACTGGCCCTGACTTGGCTCGTGTAGGTGGTCGTTATTCAGACCAGTGGCACAAAGACCACTTGATTGACCCACGCTCTGTTGTGCCTCAATCCGTGATGCCTTCATATCCTTGGCTTGCTAAGAATGAAGTTGATGGCGTAAAAGTACAGCAAAAAATGCGTATCTTTAAAGATCGTTTTGGTTTGCCTTACACTGAAGAAGACATTGCAGCAGCACCTGACCAAGTTCAGGGAGCGACCGAGCTTGATGCATTGGTTGCTTACCTGCAACAACTTGGTATTGCAATGCAGGGTCAACGCTAA
- the ccoP gene encoding cytochrome-c oxidase, cbb3-type subunit III, producing the protein MSFFWGSWITVLSLACWLFIFSVLVWTLKSKPVLEEDETTGHSYDGIREYDKPLPKWWLVIFFGTLIWGLGYFVLFPAIQPNVWKGITTVEVDGQEVPWTSENELNSQLQANNKVFTENFEQGILANAGATEAVAVLAKLNELQAHKKDEAEPSKELQDQIDEQVKLLAPYVDKLSADPEALKAGSRLFLQNCALCHGSNAKGSLGYPDLTDNDWLYGGEAENILITIHNGRVGAMAAWQKQLGESGVRAAADYVLSISGNQNGYDLNAATVAQGKAIFEANCVLCHGSDAKGMTAIGAPNLTDDIWLFGGDRESVRTTIRHGRSGVMPEWQTKLGNERIMLLAAYVRSLSQNPTE; encoded by the coding sequence ATGAGCTTTTTTTGGGGTTCTTGGATTACTGTCCTATCACTTGCTTGCTGGTTATTTATCTTCAGCGTACTTGTGTGGACATTAAAATCTAAACCTGTCTTAGAAGAAGATGAAACGACAGGGCATTCATACGATGGTATTAGAGAGTATGACAAGCCATTACCAAAATGGTGGCTGGTTATCTTCTTTGGTACACTAATTTGGGGTTTGGGCTATTTTGTGCTATTCCCCGCTATTCAGCCAAATGTCTGGAAGGGCATTACAACGGTTGAGGTTGATGGTCAAGAAGTGCCTTGGACATCAGAAAACGAACTTAACAGCCAGCTACAAGCCAACAATAAAGTATTTACTGAAAACTTTGAACAAGGCATTTTGGCAAATGCAGGTGCAACTGAAGCAGTTGCTGTACTAGCAAAACTTAATGAATTACAAGCTCATAAAAAAGACGAAGCTGAACCATCAAAAGAGCTTCAAGACCAAATTGATGAGCAAGTAAAATTGCTAGCACCTTATGTGGATAAACTTTCAGCCGATCCTGAGGCACTAAAAGCAGGTAGCCGCCTATTCTTGCAAAACTGTGCATTATGTCATGGCTCGAACGCTAAAGGTTCTTTGGGTTATCCAGACCTAACGGATAATGACTGGCTATATGGCGGTGAGGCGGAGAATATCCTAATTACTATTCATAATGGTCGTGTGGGTGCGATGGCGGCATGGCAAAAGCAACTGGGTGAATCTGGTGTGCGTGCCGCTGCTGATTATGTGCTTAGCATCTCTGGCAACCAAAACGGCTATGATTTAAATGCAGCCACTGTTGCTCAAGGCAAAGCCATCTTTGAAGCAAACTGCGTGCTGTGCCATGGTTCTGATGCTAAAGGTATGACCGCAATAGGTGCACCGAACTTAACTGATGATATTTGGTTATTTGGTGGAGACCGTGAGTCTGTCCGTACTACCATCCGTCATGGTCGTTCTGGTGTGATGCCTGAATGGCAGACCAAGTTGGGTAATGAGCGTATCATGTTGCTTGCAGCTTATGTGCGTTCACTGTCGCAAAACCCAACAGAATAA
- the ccoN gene encoding cytochrome-c oxidase, cbb3-type subunit I, whose product MSLTNTAVAPNIDREYEITIVRFFTIMAVFWGIVGMTVGVLIASQLAWPALNFDTSWLSFGRLRPLHTNAVIFAFGGSALFATSYYIVQRTCQTRLFAPYLAWFTFWGWQAIIVSAVITLPLGITSSKEYAELEWPIDIAIALVWVAYAIVFFGTLIKRQTAHIYVANWFFAAFIITIALLHIVNNLAVPVGLFKSYSLYGGATDAMVQWWYGHNAVGFYLTAAFLGMMYYFIPVQVGRPVYSYRLSIVHFWALIASYMWAGGHHLHYSALPDWTQSLGMVFSLILFAPSWGGMINGVLTLSGSWDKLRTDPIIRFLIVALSFYAMSTFEGPMLSIKAVNAISHNTDWTVGHVHSGALGWVGMVTIGSIYVLLPRIWNKAKMYSTNLITVHFWLATTGTVLYIVALWISGITQGMMWRATNPDGTLAYDFIQTVVVSHWPFVVRTLGGALYVAGMLVMAYNCYKTIKMPSIPEKIAKPDEVNTGRDEVFDNDTIKA is encoded by the coding sequence ATGAGTCTAACTAATACAGCAGTAGCACCGAATATTGACCGTGAGTATGAAATCACTATTGTGCGTTTCTTTACCATCATGGCAGTATTTTGGGGCATCGTTGGCATGACAGTGGGTGTGCTTATCGCATCACAGCTTGCATGGCCAGCTTTAAACTTTGATACATCTTGGCTATCTTTTGGACGCTTAAGACCGCTACATACCAATGCGGTGATTTTTGCGTTTGGGGGGTCAGCACTTTTTGCAACATCTTATTACATCGTTCAGCGTACCTGTCAGACACGCTTGTTCGCTCCATATTTGGCTTGGTTCACATTTTGGGGCTGGCAAGCCATCATTGTCTCGGCGGTTATTACCTTGCCTTTGGGCATTACTTCTAGTAAAGAATATGCTGAGCTAGAATGGCCGATTGATATCGCTATTGCATTGGTGTGGGTTGCTTATGCTATTGTGTTTTTTGGTACTTTGATTAAGCGTCAAACTGCGCATATCTATGTGGCAAACTGGTTTTTTGCCGCCTTTATCATCACGATTGCACTACTTCATATCGTGAATAACTTGGCGGTGCCAGTAGGTCTATTCAAGTCATATTCGCTATATGGCGGTGCGACAGATGCGATGGTTCAATGGTGGTATGGTCATAATGCGGTAGGCTTTTATCTGACGGCTGCTTTCTTGGGCATGATGTATTACTTTATTCCTGTGCAGGTTGGTCGCCCTGTTTATTCTTACCGTTTATCTATTGTTCACTTTTGGGCATTAATTGCTTCTTATATGTGGGCAGGCGGACACCACTTGCATTATTCAGCATTACCTGACTGGACTCAGTCTTTAGGTATGGTGTTCTCGCTTATCCTGTTTGCACCTTCTTGGGGTGGTATGATTAATGGTGTTTTGACACTGTCAGGCAGTTGGGACAAATTGCGTACTGACCCAATCATCCGCTTCTTGATTGTGGCACTTTCTTTCTATGCCATGAGTACCTTTGAAGGTCCAATGCTTTCTATCAAAGCTGTAAACGCTATCAGCCATAACACTGATTGGACGGTAGGTCATGTGCATTCTGGAGCACTTGGCTGGGTGGGTATGGTTACCATTGGTTCTATCTATGTGCTATTGCCGCGTATTTGGAACAAAGCAAAAATGTACTCAACCAATCTTATTACGGTACACTTTTGGCTTGCGACTACAGGTACGGTTCTATATATCGTAGCACTATGGATTTCTGGTATTACTCAAGGTATGATGTGGCGTGCTACCAACCCAGATGGTACTTTGGCTTATGACTTTATCCAAACCGTTGTTGTATCACATTGGCCGTTCGTGGTGCGTACATTGGGTGGGGCGTTGTATGTTGCAGGTATGCTTGTGATGGCTTATAACTGCTATAAGACCATTAAAATGCCGAGCATTCCTGAAAAAATCGCCAAGCCTGATGAGGTAAACACAGGTCGTGATGAAGTATTTGATAATGACACCATCAAGGCTTAA
- a CDS encoding SCP2 sterol-binding domain-containing protein: MAQFLSQAWFDVVSQLNAQTGELNLPPTLQTLIINITIEQDTSALLHLQDGKIHQGHAEHAVSTIRIDQQTLKDIIQTGDTNIAIEAFMMGKIRIDGDMSAIMSLQSAKPSPEQKALFKEILSHTEF, from the coding sequence ATGGCACAATTTTTATCACAGGCATGGTTTGATGTTGTAAGCCAACTTAACGCCCAAACTGGTGAACTAAACCTACCACCCACCTTGCAGACACTCATCATTAATATTACCATTGAACAAGACACCTCTGCCCTACTACACCTACAAGATGGTAAAATCCACCAAGGTCATGCAGAACACGCTGTTAGCACCATCAGAATTGACCAACAAACACTTAAAGACATCATACAAACAGGCGACACTAATATTGCCATAGAAGCCTTTATGATGGGCAAAATCCGCATTGATGGCGACATGAGTGCCATCATGTCGTTGCAATCTGCCAAACCAAGCCCTGAACAAAAAGCACTCTTTAAGGAAATTTTAAGCCATACTGAGTTTTAA
- the ccoG gene encoding cytochrome c oxidase accessory protein CcoG: MDATKHRVHPRFAKGKYQNIRLVVMYAILVGFLVAPWIRWNGRQAILLDVIEPRFHIFGATFMPQDFYFFAFVFIIAAMTLFMVTVYAGRVWCGYACPQTIYVHLYQHIEKWVIGERNQRIKFDKAPWNTQKILKTLLIHGVWLVFSAITALTFIAFIVGTDYLFFNGHTPFFMGWGKITWVFFILITFVTQTNAGYMREHMCVHLCPYGRFQSVMFDKDTLLVSYDYERGEPRGARKRGDHPEGYGDCVDCSMCVQVCPTGIDIRDGLQVECIQCAACVDACNEIMDKVGYPRGLIRYTTERQLLEKQKTKVISPRIFAYIFVLGAAITAATLVATGRAPLEMEIRHDRRQISTVKHGKVENSYVLKIVNKTDERQIYKVRLEPTEGLTLQSRFKQIPLQANEPYDLPVSIIGDANIIKAGTTPITITVYTEDGKYSASADDNFIHQPKQ; the protein is encoded by the coding sequence ATGGATGCGACAAAACATCGTGTGCACCCACGCTTTGCCAAGGGTAAATACCAAAATATCCGTCTTGTGGTGATGTATGCGATATTAGTTGGTTTTTTGGTTGCACCTTGGATTCGCTGGAATGGCAGACAGGCGATTTTATTAGATGTGATTGAACCAAGGTTTCATATCTTTGGGGCAACTTTTATGCCACAGGATTTTTATTTCTTTGCATTCGTGTTCATCATTGCTGCCATGACGCTATTTATGGTTACGGTATATGCTGGGCGTGTGTGGTGTGGCTATGCCTGCCCACAGACCATCTATGTACATCTGTATCAGCATATAGAAAAATGGGTCATCGGCGAACGCAATCAACGCATCAAGTTTGACAAAGCACCTTGGAATACTCAAAAAATCCTAAAAACACTGCTTATCCATGGTGTTTGGCTAGTGTTCTCTGCGATTACTGCTTTGACATTCATCGCCTTTATTGTAGGAACAGATTATCTGTTCTTTAATGGGCATACGCCATTTTTTATGGGTTGGGGCAAAATTACTTGGGTGTTTTTTATATTAATCACCTTTGTAACTCAGACCAATGCAGGCTATATGCGTGAACATATGTGTGTACATCTATGCCCCTATGGTCGCTTCCAGTCGGTAATGTTTGACAAAGACACGCTACTGGTCTCCTACGACTACGAACGAGGTGAGCCTCGTGGTGCACGCAAACGAGGTGATCACCCAGAGGGTTATGGCGACTGCGTAGATTGCAGCATGTGCGTTCAAGTATGTCCAACAGGGATTGATATCCGTGATGGATTGCAGGTGGAATGTATTCAGTGTGCTGCTTGTGTTGATGCGTGTAATGAAATCATGGACAAAGTGGGCTATCCTCGTGGACTGATACGCTACACCACCGAGCGACAACTGCTCGAAAAACAAAAAACCAAAGTCATCAGCCCTCGTATCTTTGCCTATATATTTGTACTAGGTGCCGCCATCACCGCAGCGACATTGGTCGCTACAGGTCGTGCACCATTGGAGATGGAAATTCGCCATGACCGCAGACAAATCAGCACTGTCAAGCATGGAAAAGTAGAAAACAGCTATGTCCTAAAAATCGTCAACAAAACAGACGAAAGGCAAATTTACAAGGTACGCCTAGAGCCTACCGAAGGATTGACGCTACAGTCTCGCTTCAAACAAATCCCATTGCAGGCGAATGAGCCGTATGATTTGCCTGTCAGTATCATCGGTGATGCCAATATCATCAAAGCTGGCACAACACCAATCACCATCACGGTCTATACCGAAGATGGCAAATATAGTGCCAGTGCTGATGATAATTTTATCCATCAACCAAAACAATAA
- a CDS encoding cbb3-type cytochrome oxidase subunit 3 gives MNWGVLHSIATVAAFIAFIGIAWWAYSPKNKKRFEEDAQLALDDKNFLSSHERTKDIQ, from the coding sequence ATGAACTGGGGCGTTTTACATAGTATTGCAACCGTTGCGGCTTTTATTGCCTTTATCGGGATTGCATGGTGGGCGTACTCGCCTAAGAATAAAAAACGCTTTGAAGAAGATGCACAACTTGCGCTTGATGACAAGAATTTCTTGTCATCGCACGAGCGCACTAAGGATATACAATGA